GTCGCATGTGTTGCCGGCGTTGATTCGCCGGTATGACGAGGCGGTGGGCTCGGGGGCGGCATCCGTGACGAATTGGGGGACCGGGACGCCCGCGGCGGGAGCGTTTGCATGTCGATGATATGGCGGCGGCGTGTCTGCATTTGTTGGAGCACTACGACCAGGCCCAGCAGGTGAATGTGGGTGCGGGTACGGATGTGACCGCTCGTGAGGTTGCGGAGACAGTGGCGCGGGTGGTCGGATACGCCGGGGAGACGTTGTGGGATGCGTCGAAACCGGATGGGACGCCGCAGAAGTTGTTGGATGTGTCGAAGCTTGCGGCGGAAGGCTGGATGGCGCCCCGCCTGAGCAATAGGAGAGAGGAACTATTCCTTGGGATTTTCCCAACAGATCTTGCTAGGGTGTTGGTATGAACGCAGAGATCGGTGCACGCGTTCGCGCGCGCCTCCATGAGGTGGCGGCAGACCTCAAGCAGGGAGAGGTCGCTGAGAAAATCGAGATGACTGCCGATAGCTTCTCCCGCGCGCTGAGCGGCAACCGTGCGTTCGCCGCCGTGGAACTCGCGCGCCTTTCCGAGTTCTTGCACGCCTCCACTTACTGGCTGATCACAGGGGAGCGGGATCCGTCCGAACCCTTGGTTGTGGCCCGCCACACATTCGACCAGCGCACAGGTGCCCGGCACGTTGACTGGGATGGGCTACAGAGCGTCGTCGACGATGTCACGCTTGCGTACCATCAGGTCGAACTTCTCGACAGGGTACCCAACGTGCCCTCTTCCGCTGGCCAGGTCCGAGACCTTTTAGGTTCCGACTTCGTTCGCGATTTCGCGGACCGGGTTGAGAACAATCTCAACGTGGATGTGGTGCGTGTCGATGGGTTGCCTTCTGCCGCAACCTTGCGCTTTCTATCGCGCACGGTGGTCATTATCGGAGAGACGCCGAATTGGTTCTACGAGAACTTCTCGCTCGCTCATGAAGTGGCACATGTCGCCCTGGGACATGAAGTATCAAATAAGCATTCGACGGCGGTGCAAGAATCCGCGGCAAATGAGTTCGCGGCTGAGCTTCTCATGCCGGAAGAGGTTGTGCGGTCTATCGACTGGGAGCGCGTCAAACTATCGGATGTAGCCGACCTCGTATGGGACTGGGGTATCTCTACTGCCGCGCTGAGTGCGCGGCTCGATGCGCTGACAATAGCGGTAACTCCGGCGCTGGCAGACGCGCTTGCGTCGTTGAAGACTCAGGGTCTGCTCCGACGATATTGGGCACCGCCGGCTGGCCCGATCGACGAGATCACGCGGCGCATGGATGCTGCCGCGGCGCGTCGTTTTCCTTTATCCCTGCAAGAGGCGCACGTGCGGGCGATCGCGGAAGGTCGCGTTAGGAAAGATACGTTGGCATGGATGCTGGGTGTTGCTCCGGAGTCCCTCGAAGTGGACGAGCCGGGACTGACCGAGGGTGACGTCAACGCGTTGGCGGACGCGCTCGGTTTTTTACCAGCCTGAGCGCCCGACCGTGGCATCGCTGTTCTTTCCTGACACTACTGTTCTCGTGCATTTCGCCCTCATGGGCCGGATGGAAACTTTGCGTTTGGTCGTGCGCGACCGCGGTTCATGGTGTGCAAGCGTCGCGCACGAGTGCGACCTCGGTGCGCGCAAACCGGGCCAAGAGTCAATGGGGCTCGCCCGCGAGATATTCGGGGAGCCGCTGTATCTGCGCGACCGGAAGGAACGGATCGATGCGCTGGCACTTCGGGGAACCTTCGCAGCCCCGGGGGATCCGAAGACCAAACACCTTGGCGAAGCAGAAACGCTCACCATCATAAACAATCGTCAAATCAACGCGATGTTCGTGACAGACGACGAGGCAGCCGCGCTGCGAGCCACCCTGCTTGGCATTCCTACATATACCACCTGGGATATCCTGAAGCTTTGCGTACGAACGGGCCTGCTCACCACCGAAGAAGCTTGGAACGGGATACTCGTCGTACGTGGCAATCGAGGTCGGCGACGCCCGTACCTTCGCGACCGACAATCGTTCGAACGTTGGTGCGAAAGCTGACCAGGGTTCGAGCGTGTGCGCGCCTGGGCCCAGTCGGTTTGCATCTGGTCAGCCCCCGGCACCACCGGCGCGATACACGACCTTAGCCGCGACGAAGCCGGGCGAGTAATCGCCGGAACTCGAAGGCGACGACTGCACGGCTAGGGCGGCCCGGCGAGGGCGGCACGGCTACGGGAGGACACCTGCGCAGCTTGACTTGAAGCGTCGTGTGAGTGATGCCGACAGGAAGCAGCGGACCAGCGCGAATCAGATGGTGGTTTCGCCCGTCTCCACCTGCTTGGCGAGCTTCTGCAGGGCCTGGCCGGCCAGACGCATGAACTGTGCGGTGGCCGGGGAAATCGCCCCGTTGTGGCGTGTGATGAATGCGTAGTGCTCGATGATAGGCGGATCGAGTGGTGCCCACGTCAAGCCGCGTTGGGCTAGCAACGGCCGGCCCACGTGATACGACACGAGAGAATTTCCGACGCCTTCGGCGGCGAGATCGAGCACATGGATTTGGAACTCCACCTCGATCAGCGGCTGCAGGCTGATGCCTTCCTGTTGCGCCAGTCGGGCCAGAGACACCCGCAACGGGTCGGCGTTGGCCCATCGAGCCTCGGAGAGGATCAGCG
The Rathayibacter sp. SW19 DNA segment above includes these coding regions:
- a CDS encoding ImmA/IrrE family metallo-endopeptidase yields the protein MAADLKQGEVAEKIEMTADSFSRALSGNRAFAAVELARLSEFLHASTYWLITGERDPSEPLVVARHTFDQRTGARHVDWDGLQSVVDDVTLAYHQVELLDRVPNVPSSAGQVRDLLGSDFVRDFADRVENNLNVDVVRVDGLPSAATLRFLSRTVVIIGETPNWFYENFSLAHEVAHVALGHEVSNKHSTAVQESAANEFAAELLMPEEVVRSIDWERVKLSDVADLVWDWGISTAALSARLDALTIAVTPALADALASLKTQGLLRRYWAPPAGPIDEITRRMDAAAARRFPLSLQEAHVRAIAEGRVRKDTLAWMLGVAPESLEVDEPGLTEGDVNALADALGFLPA